A portion of the Lathyrus oleraceus cultivar Zhongwan6 unplaced genomic scaffold, CAAS_Psat_ZW6_1.0 chrUn0477, whole genome shotgun sequence genome contains these proteins:
- the LOC127114266 gene encoding long chain base biosynthesis protein 1 isoform X1 yields MFSAIPAFSKKGDIIVADEGVHWGIQNGLYLSRSTVVYFKHNDMDSLSKTLENITSKYKGTKNLRRYIVVEALYQNSGQIAPLDEIIKLKEKYRFRILLDEGNSFGVLGSSGRGLTEHYGVPVEKLDLITAAMGHALATEGGFCTGSARVIDHQRLSSSGYVFSASLPPYLASAAITAIDVLDENPNLLTKLKNNIAVLWKGLSRIPSFTIASHPESPIVYLRLKQSTGSLKDDLQLLENIAERTLKEDSVFVAASRRSTLDKCKLPVGIRLFVSAGHEESDLHKASESLERVAAIVLGGRN; encoded by the exons AGGGAGTCCACTGGGGAATACAAAATGGCCTTTATCTTTCTAGAAGCACAGTCGTATATTTTAAGCACAATGACATGGATTCTTTAAGTAAAACTTTAGAGAACATTACTTCCAAATATAAGGGGACAAAAAATTTGAGGCGATATATTGTCGTTGAAGCTCTCTACCAG AATTCTGGCCAAATAGCACCCTTAGATGAGATCATTAAATTGAAGGAAAAATATCGTTTTCGTATTTTATTGGATGAGGGCAACTCGTTTGGTGTACTTGGAAGTTCTGGAAGAGGTCTCACCGAACACTATGGAGTACCA GTTGAGAAATTAGATCTTATAACTGCTGCTATGGGACATGCATTGGCCACAGAAGGAGGATTCTGCACCGGAAGTGCAAGAGTTATTGATCATCAA CGGTTGAGTAGTTCTGGCTATGTCTTTTCTGCTTCTTTGCCTCCATATCTTGCAAGTGCTGCAATTACAGCTATTGATGTCCTTGATGAAAATCCCAATCTGTTAACAAAATTGAAGAACAACATTGCTGTGTTATGGAAAG GGCTGTCGAGAATACCAAGCTTCACAATCGCAAGTCATCCAGAGTCACCAATTGTTTATTTGAGATTAAAGCAGTCAACAGGTTCTTTGAAAGATGACCTACAACTGCTTGAAAATATTGCCGAGCGA ACTTTGAAAGAAGATTCTGTATTTGTGGCGGCTTCAAGAAGATCAACATTGGACAAGTGTAAATTGCCTGTAGGAATTAGATTGTTTGTTTCTGCAGGGCATGAAGAGTCTGATCTTCACAAAGCATCTGAATCATTGGAAAGGGTTGCCGCAATAGTCCTTGGCGGTCGTAATTGA
- the LOC127114266 gene encoding long chain base biosynthesis protein 1 isoform X2: MDSLSKTLENITSKYKGTKNLRRYIVVEALYQNSGQIAPLDEIIKLKEKYRFRILLDEGNSFGVLGSSGRGLTEHYGVPVEKLDLITAAMGHALATEGGFCTGSARVIDHQRLSSSGYVFSASLPPYLASAAITAIDVLDENPNLLTKLKNNIAVLWKGLSRIPSFTIASHPESPIVYLRLKQSTGSLKDDLQLLENIAERTLKEDSVFVAASRRSTLDKCKLPVGIRLFVSAGHEESDLHKASESLERVAAIVLGGRN, from the exons ATGGATTCTTTAAGTAAAACTTTAGAGAACATTACTTCCAAATATAAGGGGACAAAAAATTTGAGGCGATATATTGTCGTTGAAGCTCTCTACCAG AATTCTGGCCAAATAGCACCCTTAGATGAGATCATTAAATTGAAGGAAAAATATCGTTTTCGTATTTTATTGGATGAGGGCAACTCGTTTGGTGTACTTGGAAGTTCTGGAAGAGGTCTCACCGAACACTATGGAGTACCA GTTGAGAAATTAGATCTTATAACTGCTGCTATGGGACATGCATTGGCCACAGAAGGAGGATTCTGCACCGGAAGTGCAAGAGTTATTGATCATCAA CGGTTGAGTAGTTCTGGCTATGTCTTTTCTGCTTCTTTGCCTCCATATCTTGCAAGTGCTGCAATTACAGCTATTGATGTCCTTGATGAAAATCCCAATCTGTTAACAAAATTGAAGAACAACATTGCTGTGTTATGGAAAG GGCTGTCGAGAATACCAAGCTTCACAATCGCAAGTCATCCAGAGTCACCAATTGTTTATTTGAGATTAAAGCAGTCAACAGGTTCTTTGAAAGATGACCTACAACTGCTTGAAAATATTGCCGAGCGA ACTTTGAAAGAAGATTCTGTATTTGTGGCGGCTTCAAGAAGATCAACATTGGACAAGTGTAAATTGCCTGTAGGAATTAGATTGTTTGTTTCTGCAGGGCATGAAGAGTCTGATCTTCACAAAGCATCTGAATCATTGGAAAGGGTTGCCGCAATAGTCCTTGGCGGTCGTAATTGA